ACCCACCCCAATTCACCAGTAGAGATAATCGTgttgtatattaataattatattttaagcaTCTTTATCTTGTCTGTTTTTAACGTTTACGGCATTGTAAATGCAATAATTCATTAATAACTTTCTATTTAAAGActtaattttgtattgttttgataCTCACATCATAAATCGTGAGGCATCAGTACTCTGACAAACACAATACAGCTCTGGTGTACTTCTGCTGTTATCTTTGACTGCTGGACCCTTGTCTTTTGCCCCCTTTTCCATAAATGTCATCAAGCCAGTTACCTTTGCAGCTCTTTCAGGCAACTTGTTGAAGGCCTTAGCAACTTCCTCCTGCTgctgaaaataaaatacaacaacaTATTATTTTCGCGTCTGTACGTCTGCTAAAGTACAGCGCTTAATTTGATGCACCTTTTTGCTTGATGTCATTGATTATCTTTCATAATCAATTCAATCTGCCGCTAAGTAAAgctcaacactatcaaactttatgtgtcaaaaaaatgtgatgtgcccatatatggacatgatgatgtcatatcactaccatatgtaaGCATAgttctaccatatttgggcacatcaaacttttttgacaaataaagtttgatagtgtagacaaggctttatgtatatattatcaatttgattcaaataacaTATAATCTTGCATTGTAAAAAGTAATATCATCTGTGTATTTTTTGTTCATCACCACTTTTGCTTTGCAAGAACTAATCATCTCGGATTTCTCTATGTCTAGATACAGTATGTGTTTAATAAAAATACCAATCTTAACGAACATTCTGAGAAACATAAATGTTTTCACCTCAACTTTATGAATGAAATTATACGCAAAAGAATTTTGCTTTGATTTtgaatactgtacttaaataaatgaaaaaaagttTGTTGTTTGAGATGCAGTTAAGAAATATGCAAATACAATGATAGTGTTAGAGTGCACGTAATCAACGCTGTAAAGAATCTGAAGTCTTCCTTCCCTACTGCAGTTAATTCACTAGGATACAATCTATAGATTTTCTTACACGTACTAGGACACAATTGATTAAAGCAGGAACTTGATTGTTTTTGCATTTCCTTTTGATTTCTGTCTTATAATTTCAGAGACTTAGTTAGTTCAAGTCTGAATTAAGTCTGAAGTATAAAAGATTAGGAAAAGCTCCAGAGtggaatataaataatacacttttaattgtttttgtctATTGCAttgttaaacaattaaaaagtaCTATAATTTGGTctaatattttttaacagatCTGTGTCAtgtcacattattattattgaatgaattactgtacagtagctTGCATGTCTACACAACTAATAAATTGCTATTAAATGCTTTGATGATAAAGAGGATGTATCACCCTACACAGACGACGGATGATAAAGAGGATGTATCACCCTGCACAGACGACGGATGATAAAGAGGATGTATCACCCTACACAGACGACGGATGATAAAGAGGATGTATCACCCTACACAGACAACGGATGATAAAGAGGATGTATCACCCTACACAGACGACGGATGATAAAGAGGATGTATCACCCTACACAGACGACGGATGATAAAGAGGATGTATCACCCTACACAGACGACGGAAAACATATCGGTAAAGAGGATGTATCACCCTACACAGACGACGGAAAACATATCGGTAAATGCAGAATAGGAAGTGCAATGCTCTGATGCTGCTGTCAACTTATGGGTTTGCACATGTGCAGTGCGTTGTCAGTTTATGATCTGCACATGTTGTCAGTTTTATGATTTGCACATGTGCAGTGCGTTGTCAGTTTATGATTTGCACATGTGCAGTATGCTAGCAAGAAACAAAGGACACTGAGAATGTGATGTGAACTTTTGTCTGCACATGAGCACAAATATGACgttggtattttttttaaagtgctGATACATACTGAAAAGTAGTGTAATGATGTTTGGTTTGAATAtgctttaaaataaaacttttaaaatgaataggcTTTGAACTAGCTAGTATGTAGGACAGTAATGGTATGATGATACAGTAGCAGAAAATGGTTGAATTTTTACTTACATCACTATCTGATGACATATAGTCAAGAGACtgaaaaaatcaacattttaaataaaaatatttgtataggtTTATAATTGTAATAGCAGTTTTAGGCCTAAAAACATTTCTGAGCAATTCCTCCAGCTACTGTAGGCTCAACCAGTTCCTacttatttaggcctaaaatattatttatttattaatataaaatattttgtcattatttattaattaatgacaaAATGGAGAGACACACCGtaccggtgacagcgttttgtttaatgcttttgtctctCCTCGGCTTCGTGTCTTGTACAGtacttcatatatatatatatttctatgttttgtaattattatttcatgtttattgccgaaatgaataaaataaaaataaaataaaactttgtaTTTGCAAAGACATGTTTACAAAACAACTCAATACACAGGGAACAGagaagatattaataatattttaaagcaaCAACAAATCTATAAACAAAAGtcaaaataactttaaaagttcataaaatatacatcaaataatcatttaatttatttgaattattatagTATAGTCAAACAATTATAATTGATCAATAAACAAAGCCAGGCATTTAGTTCGTTAATTGTAAATAAAGTCCTAGGCCCCTAAAGTGTGGACTACTAAATTGTGACACGACAAAAATCCAGGTCAGTCCAGTTGGAATTAGCGTTACTTTATCGCGCAGACTCATAAATTTCCGACGAAGCGGGCCTAGAAAAACAAGACAATTGACGCTGTTCATATCtcaatattaaacaaataaaatattattttattaccacCAAAACATAATCAATCACTTACAGATTTATTTGCTGAATCACTATCACTCATTTTTAACTAAATTCAGGTAAAATTGACATAAAATAGCAACAACTAACGCGAAAAACAAGACGCCATTTCAGCAACTTTGACCttaatttgcatttttaatgaactgtaacatttataatttctTTTCATCAAAATAATTGTTCAATGCTACATTACTTATtcatttgaaaacaaataataaataaaatgatatttatatttattaaacattgaATTACATAAGTAACAATGTATTCTACATTGTTGTAGTATATACGTACCCAAAATTGTTTGTAAGAATCACCTAGTTCCCGTACGTTAGCTCAATGTTGTGAATCGTATGCGACACTGATTCACAACAACTCGGGAACCAGAATGAGAtcgaaaaatatgaaaacaaagaTGGCAACCCTCGTAAAGCATGCGAAACTGTTTTGTAGattaaatacacaaatatatcCACCAACATCAATTTTAGATTCATTTAAGTCACAGATAAAGATATGTAAGTGAATTCGAatattaatgtaggcctaaattacaTTCATAGACAATTTATGCGTTTATAATAAGCTAAATAAAGTCGAGGTTCAACAATAAACATCCTCTTTCGTTAAAAAAGTCGGACCGACTCCTGATCTCATTGTTAGCTGGTCGGTTCGTCCTTGTTTGGTACGCCCCCTTTAGTCTGTTGTGTTACAcacatacagtagtttaaacTTTGATTTTCCCCTAAAATCAGTCTGATTTGAAGTAAATTTATGTATGAAGTAGGCCTATGACGAAATTATGTTATTTGACAAAAGAACcctctttatttatttttgtacaggTAAACGTTGTCATTTATCATCCCAACCAACTATGTACCGAAAGTATAGCCAACATGTCAACGCAGATCATGGAGAAGAAACAATTCCACGCCTTACATGGAAGCTAATGGGAGCAGTTTGCCTTGAACGTCCCCCAATTATTACAACAGATATGAGTAAGATTGAACAAGATTACATGAAAATGGTGGATGAGTTGGAATATGAGGCTAGTGTGTTATCTGATCACGAAATCCAACTAAATAAAGACAGGTTTGTAAAGCTTGCTTCTCATTGGATGCAATGTAACGACGTAGGTAGGAGTtgccaatcacaagcgacactTTGGATGATCCATTGCACCATGATTGTTCAATTTGCATCATTAATAGTGTGTCTTAAATATTAACTGGTATAATTTCAGcgatttattgtttatttttcagaGAACAAATGAAGCAGAAACAACAAGGTGAACTAGACGACGAAGACTCATCAAACTTACTAACAGCGCAAGATATTGAGGATTTAGCGACAGAAGAGTACAACAGATTCAAAACAGCCAATAAACATACAGGTgtcaaaatatgcaaattaacttGTCATTCATAATTTTGTCCAAATATGTCATTTAAAAcactaaattatattatttaattggtTTATTAGAAGCAGATAAAACAGGAGGCATGACAACATCACATCGCAAACTTGATGAGAATTTAATACTGTTTGTAAAGAATGAAATAGGAAATCAATCGGTGTGGATGCTGCCCCAAACGGAACACTTACCAGGAGAATCTTTATGTCAGGTAGTGTCTCTTATCACATACCTTGGCTTCAGTGGCCCTGAATGTATCATCATCTCTTATACAAACACTACTGCAGTTTAGATAAAATCTACTAACAAGTGTTTCATTGCTTTTACCAAATCTAGACTGCGGAACGGGCAGCCATGCAAGTTGGATCTGGCGCTAATGTAACGTTTTTTGGCAATGCGCCAATTGGTTTTTACAAGTACAAATTCCCTAATAAGGTTAAAAGTGAAACGGGTGCAATAGGAGCAAAGGTACTTGGGTAATATTATCACTATTTTGTAatatcacgaacttgtgtaaaaacaatcaattgtTGTGTTGTGCTGTATACACCAGtcttgtgaataaataaagtttatatattatatcaccAGTCTATACAGTGGATTGTAGTTTGAAAATTGATTGACGACAAtatgaaattgttaaaattaaaaaactcTATTTTAAATGGTCTTATAAAAGTacctatatttaataattaaaaatgtactaTAAATAAACCATAAGTCTATACTTTTACATTCACAGGTATTTATCTTCAGAGCTAAAGTATTAAAAGGTCAATTTTCTGTCCTTGAAGGAGCAGTAGGTCAACACGCATGGGTCAACAAAGACGAAATGAAGGAATATCTTGTACCTGCATATCTAGAATCCATCCTTAGATTCATTCGGTAATCTTGTGAACATTTAATGAGGATAacatattgacctttgacctaaaaTACATGGAATTGTTAATCTAAGAACATTGAGCAAGCTTGAACTTTacataataaaagaaataaataaaagcatttatgaaaaatgattttaattgtgttttcaTAATAAGTATTGTACATTAAACAACTAATAACAATTTCTAGAAAATTAAACGGTTACATCAAACAgaactatagagggcagtacAGTTCATTAGAAAAACAGGGTGGTATAACGTACCACTCATTTCAGTagcaataaattacaaaattagtaatttttctcattttatcTGGTAAACAAATAAAGTACATTTCTCccatttcttaaattattaaactaaAGATCTTGCTCATTCAATTTCTTGATATCGCTGTCGTGTCATCTTGTGTACAGATGTTCTATAATCATCAGATCCGGTGACCTCTTGTTGGTATCTACTTCCTCTTGACCCAAGACCTGCTCCAGCCGCCCGTCGAGAAACctacaaaaataatcaatttctTTGATTTCGGCAAATAATTCCGTCgccaattatttattttattttttcaacttCTCATCAAGATGTATGTACATTAGCGAAGGATGAGGACCAACAGTGTCTTGTTCAACTCAATTAGGTATGATATAGTAATGTATTTCATTACACATCATTTATAAAACTGAATAGTACTATCTGCATGCTCAATGTAAACTGAATAGTACTATCTGCATGCTCAATGTAAACTGAATAGTACTATCTGCATGCTCAATTCAAAAGTCAAGTTCAatgtaaacttttattttctttctttcataaactattacaataatataaattaataaggtACTTAAATAAGGTAGGTAGTATTGAATTCATTtcgataaatatatataataataataataaaaaaaccaTTTAACTACACCTAACAAAATGAAACAAGACCATGTAGTTTATTCCTTTACCTCAATGGGATTTGTGATGCCTTGTTTTTGCTTTCCTAATCCACTCCCTTCATTCCATCccattttttgtaaaagtcTGTTGCCAATGTTATCAGATTTTATTCCACCAGCTGTGGGCTCTTCATATGCTCTACAATGTCAATAAAGGGAAGAGAAatattaacactttgactgccaaacatatagatcttcgtgtttggaaacac
This DNA window, taken from Antedon mediterranea chromosome 9, ecAntMedi1.1, whole genome shotgun sequence, encodes the following:
- the LOC140058972 gene encoding large ribosomal subunit protein mL46-like; the encoded protein is MKTKMATLVKHAKLFCRLNTQIYPPTSILDSFKSQIKICKRCHLSSQPTMYRKYSQHVNADHGEETIPRLTWKLMGAVCLERPPIITTDMSKIEQDYMKMVDELEYEASVLSDHEIQLNKDREQMKQKQQGELDDEDSSNLLTAQDIEDLATEEYNRFKTANKHTEADKTGGMTTSHRKLDENLILFVKNEIGNQSVWMLPQTEHLPGESLCQTAERAAMQVGSGANVTFFGNAPIGFYKYKFPNKVKSETGAIGAKVFIFRAKVLKGQFSVLEGAVGQHAWVNKDEMKEYLVPAYLESILRFIR